taattacaaaaagatGGAAGAAGCTGGACCAAACACCGAAATGCAAATGCACAAACACAAACCCCTAGTGCAAGACTTCAGATGTTCAATGATTCATTACCAAAGGTTATGCAATTGACTAATGCCTTCTTCATGAGATCCCATTGACTTGTTCAATGTTAATTAAAACATATGCAGAATATGTAGAATTGATCATTCTGAATATCTAAAGTCAAGAAGAAAACTAGATGAATCACACAGAACACATCTATCCAGTAAAGCTTCAAGTAAAAATCATGAACCCAGCATAACAGAGGTAACTCTCAAACAATATATAATGCCAGAAAACGGTAAAACTACAAAAAGCTGCAATGATCAAAAAGTAACAAAAGCATACCGTTTCAACAGCATTGTCAAATAATTCTCTTGCCCTTTCAAGTTTTGTCTTCCCATATCTCTTTACAAACTTTGAAAGGTATGTGACCCAGATATCTTTTACATGAGgatacttaaaaattttgaccCCTCTTTCATATACTTTGAATGCATCTTCAAAGTATTTATGCTCCTGCACAAgttgaaatagaaaatatatatatatatatgtacaaaaTCCAATAAATTTAAGAgtgtagtaaaaaaaaaaaaaatgtacataCTTCCAGAAGCAGTGCATAATTTATGATAATCTGAGGTGTGGCAATTCTTAAATCCAAAATCCGCTCATAAACAGCCCGAGTGGATTCCAAGGTACCCAAACTCTCTTCCAAATCCACATAAAAGGTCCAAAGTCTCAATGATTTATGCAACTTCATCTGCACAGGTTCATTTCCATCAGCAGCCACTGCAAGTGAACATACAAAAACATGGCTAGAAGGTAAGTAATCAGTCCACAAATACCCGAAGATTAGCTACTCAATCTTCTCCCCTTGAAACTTAATAATCCCagaaaaaacaattaagaaaGATCAATCAAGAAAACCacttaagaataaaacaaattaagtaACAGACTAAAAATCATGCTGAAGTTTCCATATCAAAATTGTGTACACAATAAAATCTATGGTAAATACTTTTGAATCCCATATAAGGCATAAGAAAATGATCAATATTCATATCTTTCTTAAATGGTTCAATAGTCAAAACTATTTGAAGATGCTACCTAAGTGCATGGTACCTAACCTCAATGTATATTTACGTACACTCATTTATAATATACTAACTGTTAATCAAACATATAAGTTTTCACACATTTTAGACCTATCCACTTACAATTGTTCTAAGTAATCTTTGTTTCAAGCATGGTAAAACATCTAATACCAGAACATAAAAGACCACAATCAATAGCAAGTAGAACAAGAAAATCCATAAAGAAATATGGAAGTGTAAGGATTACCTCTTTGTTTAACTTCAACTGATGGCTCTGCTGTGGCCCGCCTCATAAGGTCCAGTGCTCCTCTGAAATTTTTATGCCTCAACTCCATTTCTGCCCACTCACACCAAACACTGGCCAGGTGATCTACAGTCTTGTAGTTTACTTGAACTGCTTTATCAAAAATAACTCTAGCATTGGCAACATCCTTGTGGCTCTCATATAACTTAGCAAATGCAACCCAAAGAGTGTGAGGCTTTCCCACAGCTTTCATAGGATCAATGGTCCTCACTGCCTCtgtatatgttaaaatttgCTTGGTGGGATTACCCTCAAATATCTTGACCCTTCTATGCCACTGTTCAACATTATGTGGATTTTGCCTTAAGAGGACACTATTAGCCAATTCTGGCCTCCTGTTCATCAGATTCTCCAACCGAGCCAACCTTAAATCTACATCCTTGTCATCATGCAACCAAAAGCCATGAAGAATCTTCTTCTCAAGCTTAGCAATTGATAAATTCACATCCAATCGaacatcttcatcttcctcaAAACCATTCTCCTCACCaccatcttcttcctcttcatcacTTGGCTCCATAGTTTCCATCTTATGAGCAACCATACTCTCCTCAAACTGTGAGTATGCATCAAAAATCACACTAAAATCCCGCACAGTAACAACCGTTGACATCCCTTCCTCAAAGATATCTCTTGCCTTCTCAAATAAATTTCTCCTAATATAATAATCGGCCAATGAAGTCCACAACCTCCCAACCTCATCAGTGAACTTCCTAATCCCACCCCTAATTATAGCATCCACATTAAGCCCTGAAACCTCAGTTGCATGTCTGGTTAACAAATCACACAATTCTAACCATAACCTATGCTTTGTTTTCCCCTTTATCGAAAAGAACTGATCATCATTCAACACTGAAGCTAATCTCTCAGCAGCCTCTTGCCAAAGACTTGAGTTCACCAAAAACTCAATAAAGTCCTCAATGTGGGATGGATCATACTTCAAGTACCTCCTATAAACCCTAAGAGAAGTTTCTATAGGAATTCCTCTATGCTCCACAAACCGCAAGTATATTTCCCAGATCCTATCATGCTGTGTCACAGGCAACGCACACAGTGCCCTATCAAATGTTCTACGAGTTTTAGTAATCAACTTCTGCTTGGTCAGAGTCTCCAGATACATAATCCAAATTCTAGGCATTTTGTGCATAGTCACCAGGGCTCTCTCAAATGTATTATTAAGGGTTTCATACTGTGGGTGAGTTATGGGTAAGTTATTCACAATGTTAAGGCGCTCACGTAAATAGGCATGCCAAAGCTTGTAGCTTCCAGGCAACGCTTTTAGAGCTCGTTCATAAATAACAAAACGCTTCTTGAAAGGGGACTCAAGTCTCGCAATCAAATAGCGCCACCAGAGCTTAAGACTAAAGGGATTTCGCAAGAGCTCTTCTTCAAACAAGAGGTCATCTTGTGAAGGGTATAATTCCTTCGAAATTGtcattagaaggaaaaaaaaacctaaacgAAGAAAGAACCGAGAAACAAGAAGATAGAGAGTTACCAGATGATCTCAGTCTGTGATGTCTGAGAAAGCAAGAGGAGTCTAGAAGAAGGAGTTACAAGTAAAATAGATTTTAGCTTGCCGCAAATCCATACCATATAAATAAGGGCAACTCGGTTCAAAATCACTTCCTGCAAGTTTACCCATGAAGTGTTTGTTAATGGAGTACTTCGAGTAAGCAAATTGTTAACATCATTTATATCAATTTCAACCTAACAGTAACAGAAGAACATAACTCCCAAATAAAACGTGCATAGTTTAATTAGCTATACAATTCTTTCATGCAATTGGAATATACATATAACAGAGACATAAAAGAAGCTAAACGTAATCCACTAATATAATCACAATTCAAACAATTACCCTTGCCTCTGCTTACAAATACACTAAAGACCGATAACTGATTCCATGACCTTAACCATAACTTTATTCATTCATTGTATCTATTATCTTTAACAAGAAGACAAAATATCACGAAAATCGCGAATTAATGAAACCAGAGGTTTAAACATAcgaaaaaaacctaaaaaaagaCAGATCTGAAGAAGTGAACAGTATGAAAATGCTACCATAtcaaaaaagtaaagaaatgaaAGCAGAGAAGGGAACCTTTGAAGAAGAGAGGGTGATCGAATCTATCTGATTATGGTGAGTGAAAGACGCGAGGGTTTACAAGAGGGGAGCGTAATGGGCTTCTCCACCAATGGGCTTGAAAAAATCTGTACTTTACTTTTCGCCTTTCAAACAGCCGTGTTTTCTTTTAgtatttctatttatattttctaaatatatattttctttacatcCTAGCCGTTGCTTTTTGACGGCCACGATTTTGAAAAGGCAGgagaaatttgtataaataaagtttaaaaatggaagaaatagcctttatagttttaatataatatttacacttttaatttataatactaataataaaaatatatataatccgatttgatataatttaatatattttttaaattaaaataaaaaaataatttaaaaaaattcaaactaaaccaaatcaaatgaaactgaaaaaatataatttaattcagttttatttatgatttaaacttaataaaaatcatttacttttgATATAGCATGTCTAAGAGGGGAAATTGTTATTGGGAACCTTAAGGGAAAATCATACTCTAATTTTCATAAGTGATGACATca
This sequence is a window from Mangifera indica cultivar Alphonso chromosome 20, CATAS_Mindica_2.1, whole genome shotgun sequence. Protein-coding genes within it:
- the LOC123204821 gene encoding pre-mRNA-splicing factor SYF1-like; protein product: MTISKELYPSQDDLLFEEELLRNPFSLKLWWRYLIARLESPFKKRFVIYERALKALPGSYKLWHAYLRERLNIVNNLPITHPQYETLNNTFERALVTMHKMPRIWIMYLETLTKQKLITKTRRTFDRALCALPVTQHDRIWEIYLRFVEHRGIPIETSLRVYRRYLKYDPSHIEDFIEFLVNSSLWQEAAERLASVLNDDQFFSIKGKTKHRLWLELCDLLTRHATEVSGLNVDAIIRGGIRKFTDEVGRLWTSLADYYIRRNLFEKARDIFEEGMSTVVTVRDFSVIFDAYSQFEESMVAHKMETMEPSDEEEEDGGEENGFEEDEDVRLDVNLSIAKLEKKILHGFWLHDDKDVDLRLARLENLMNRRPELANSVLLRQNPHNVEQWHRRVKIFEGNPTKQILTYTEAVRTIDPMKAVGKPHTLWVAFAKLYESHKDVANARVIFDKAVQVNYKTVDHLASVWCEWAEMELRHKNFRGALDLMRRATAEPSVEVKQRVAADGNEPVQMKLHKSLRLWTFYVDLEESLGTLESTRAVYERILDLRIATPQIIINYALLLEEHKYFEDAFKVYERGVKIFKYPHVKDIWVTYLSKFVKRYGKTKLERARELFDNAVETAPADAVKPLYLQYAKLEEDYGLAKRAMKVYHEATKAVPNHEKLGMYEIYIARAAEIFGVPKTREIYEQAIESDLPDKDVKNMCLKYAELEKSLGEIDRARAIYVFASQFADPRSDSDFWNRWHEFEVQHGNEDTFREMLRIKRSVSASYSQTHFILPEYLMQKDQRLTLDDAKDKLKQAGVPEDEMAALERQLAPATNNTTAKDSSRKVGFVSAGVESQPDGGIKASANHEDIELPDESDSEDEEKVEIAQKNVPSAVFGSLGRKREESEKGEDRDDGVAVTDNDGKNHLGALERIKRQKKV